DNA from Dethiosulfovibrio peptidovorans:
GGGGCTCCGGGGAGTTCCTGCCGTGGCTGAGGAGCTCATGATTCAAAGGGATATCTGCCTGGCCGAGACGGCCGGCGTGCCTGTCCACATCCAGCACGTGAGCAGCGCCCGTGGTGTGGGCCTTATCGCCCAAGCCAAGGAGCGAGGAGTTCTTGTGAGCGCCGAGGCCACGCCTCACCACCTGACCCTCACCGACGAGTCGGTGCTATCCTTTGGTACCCAGGCTAAAATGAGCCCTCCTCTTCGAACCTCGGAAGATGTGGAGTGTCTTCGGAAGGCCCTTCGAGACGGGGTGATCGATGTCGTCGCTACGGATCATGCGCCCCACAGCGCCGACGAGAAGGCCCAAGGTCTTGGAGATGCTCCTAACGGTGTCGTTGGCTTGGAGACGGCTGTCCCCGTGATCCTGACCGACCTCGTTCACTCCGGAGTTCTTTCCCTCTCCGACATGGTCAGAGCGATGTCCTGTGCCCCTGCCCGCATTTTTGGAATAGAGGGTGGTACCCTTCGACCGGGTTCTCCTGCCGATCTGACCGTGATCGACCTCGATCGACGATGGACTCTGGACGCTGGACTTTTTAAATCGAAGGGACGGAATACCCCCTTTCATGGCAAACCAGTTCAGGGAGCTGTCGCTATGACCGTTGTCGGTGGACATGTGGTTTATCGGTCGGATAGATAAATGCAACCGATTGCACTTCATCTAGTTTCCTGTTATACTCTCCCCAGCTGACCTATAAGGAGACTGGGACATGGGACTTAGGGAAAAAACGGAGGTCATGACCGGGAAGGAGATGAACAGGGTGCTTCATCGAATCGCCCGGGAGCTTGTAGATCGGAATCGAGGGCTCCGAGATCCGGTGGTCCTGGGGATTCAAAGGCGAGGAGTCTACCTTGCGGCTCGGCTTCGGAAGATCCTTCAGGGGAAGGAGGGCACAGAGATCCTTGGAGGCGAGCTGGATATCACTCTTTATCGGGATGACCTTGCTGTCCTTTCCGATGAGCCGGTGCTCCACAGTACCATGGTCCCTACGGATATATCGGGAAAGACGGTGATCCTGGTGGACGATGTCATCTTCACGGGAAGGACGGTCCGGGCGGCTCTGGAAGCTCTAATGGATCTGGGGCGGCCTTCGTCCATCCAACTGGTGGTTCTGGTGGATCGGGGGCATCGGGAACTGCCTGTCCAGCCCGATTACCTGGGTGCGACGGTGACCACGTCTAAGAACGAGGTGGTGGAGGTCCACGTCCGGGAGCTGGACGGCGAGGATCGGGTGTGTATCTGTGAAAAGGAGGCTCTCTGATGCCTTGGGAACGAACGAGTTTGACCGATCTGAACGACTGGACGAAAGAGGATTTTCGGTGTTTTCTGTCTCTGGGCTTGGCTCATAAGGCATCGTTGTCCCATCGTGCCCGTAAGCAGGAAATTCTCCGGGGACGTACAGTGGTTAACCTCTTTTTCGAGCCGTCCACCCGAACCAGGATATCCTTCGAGATTGCCGAGCAATTTCTGGGCGCTGATGTGGTGAACTGGTCATCCTCGGGCTCCAGTCTCTCCAAAGGAGAGACCCTTCGGGATACGGTCTGGACCCTGAAGGCTATGGGGGTCGATGCTCTGGTGGTTCGCCACAGCATGGCCGGTTTCCCCCTTTTTCTCCAGAAGCTTCTTCCCGGGGTGGCGGTGATCAACGGTGGCGACGGGGCGAGAAGTCATCCCACTCAAGCTCTTCTGGACCTCCTATCGGCGTACGAGGCCCTGGGAGACCTGGAAGGTGTCCCCATGGTGATTGTCGGAGACGTTCGGCACAGTCGGGTTGCCCGGTGTGTGGCCAAAGCTTTTACCTCCATGGGAGCCTCGGTGTTCTTCGCTGGCCCTCGATCTCTGATGCCGGCTAACGTGGAGGCTTTGGGTGGAACCTATGTCGAGGACTCACGCCAGGCGCTT
Protein-coding regions in this window:
- a CDS encoding dihydroorotase, with product MKCLFYGGRVVDPSQDLNEPVDILTDSGVVAWIGRGDPCSMDGVRSVNLTGKIVMPGLIDPHVHFREPGQEHKETIETGCHAAAAGGFTSVVAMANTSPTVESVETLRLVLFKGRKTPIRFRSVASVTKGLQGLELTPMEELAQAGAAGFSDDGLSVVNPALMLEALERAASLGLPVSVHCEDPSLWGDRSVNRGDVSRSLGLRGVPAVAEELMIQRDICLAETAGVPVHIQHVSSARGVGLIAQAKERGVLVSAEATPHHLTLTDESVLSFGTQAKMSPPLRTSEDVECLRKALRDGVIDVVATDHAPHSADEKAQGLGDAPNGVVGLETAVPVILTDLVHSGVLSLSDMVRAMSCAPARIFGIEGGTLRPGSPADLTVIDLDRRWTLDAGLFKSKGRNTPFHGKPVQGAVAMTVVGGHVVYRSDR
- a CDS encoding bifunctional pyr operon transcriptional regulator/uracil phosphoribosyltransferase; amino-acid sequence: MGLREKTEVMTGKEMNRVLHRIARELVDRNRGLRDPVVLGIQRRGVYLAARLRKILQGKEGTEILGGELDITLYRDDLAVLSDEPVLHSTMVPTDISGKTVILVDDVIFTGRTVRAALEALMDLGRPSSIQLVVLVDRGHRELPVQPDYLGATVTTSKNEVVEVHVRELDGEDRVCICEKEAL
- the pyrB gene encoding aspartate carbamoyltransferase catalytic subunit (catalyzes the transfer of the carbamoyl moiety from carbamoyl phosphate to L- aspartate in pyrimidine biosynthesis); the encoded protein is MPWERTSLTDLNDWTKEDFRCFLSLGLAHKASLSHRARKQEILRGRTVVNLFFEPSTRTRISFEIAEQFLGADVVNWSSSGSSLSKGETLRDTVWTLKAMGVDALVVRHSMAGFPLFLQKLLPGVAVINGGDGARSHPTQALLDLLSAYEALGDLEGVPMVIVGDVRHSRVARCVAKAFTSMGASVFFAGPRSLMPANVEALGGTYVEDSRQALRISKIVYLLRIQRERQDQGLFPSFREYHRFFGADPDELRDDALVMHPGPINRGVEISSSVADGPQSLILDQVRSGVAARMAVLELCLGGER